GCTGTTAAAGAGGGCACCTTGTTTCGCATCCACGAGGTCCTGGAAGTTGATCGGCACCCACCAGGACCCGTCGGAGGCAATTCCTCCGGAGCCGCTGAGTTTCTCACCGGCGATGGGCCAGTTTTTGGGGTCTTTGGTGACCTCCTTCTCGCCGACGCGCCAGTGTTTCTTCAGCACATCGTTGCCGTCGAAGTTAGCTGCCGGCCCACCTTCGCCGATTATAGGCGGCGAGAGAACCAGCCAGCTCATCAGATATAACCCCTTCTCCAACGGTCCACCATCACTCGTCAGATCCTCATCGTTCATAAAACCATGTTTGCCGGTGTAGAATTTGTCGGGCTCATAGTACTTGCAATCCTTGGGCACCTTGCCTGCCAGCTTCTTACACGTGTTCGGGTCATCTGCCCCGAAGGCCATGACGGCTAAAAGGCCCATCGCCGCCAGAACCGTGATGATAACCAGTAGCCTTTCCCTCATTGTTATTTACCTCCCTTTTCGAGTCTGAAAAGCATTATATTTAATTCCAAAGCATAAGTCAAGTGCGATCGATCGGCCGTTCAGCGAATCCTTGATCTTCCCCCTCCGATGATGCTATAATGGAGATGTCCGTTGGAAAAATTCGGAGGGGTGTAAATTGGGAATTCAGCTCTCTTATCTGGATGGCGAAAAGCTTGGAAAACCTGATGGATGGATCAATCCCCTGGAGCGCGATGGCGGATTTGTGCCCGTTATGGAGGGTGATCGGGTGGTAATCGCTAATTTATCGGGCGAATGGGGCCCCGGCGATAGATGCCTTGTGACGGGGGAACACCTATGGCGGAATTACTCCGTTCAGGCCTCTGTGAGGCTGATCTCCTTCGTCACGCTTCAGACGAGCGATCACGAAAGGGGATTGCCGCCGAGAGCCGGATTGATGTTGAGATATCAAACGCTTCGTCATTACTATTTCTATTGCCTTGAGGTCGAAAAGGCCTTAGATGATAACCTCATGGATGGGTATCTGGCGCTGTATCATAGGTGGGACGACGATTGGAATCTGCTCGGGCGTAGGAAGATTAAGATTAATCCCAACCAATATTACCTTCTGGAAGCGGAATTGAAAGACGAGAGAATAAAATGTTCCTTGGACGGCAGATCGGCTTTCACGGTTAAAGATGGGAGGTTGAAGAGAGGTAAAGCTGGAATCAGATCCAACGCCGAGTCTAGATTCCAATTCGTTAGGATTTCAACCACAAGGGAGGATATAGAGGAGTTCAATCGTGAGCGGAGACGCCGCGAGGAGGAGCTGAGGCGGATCAGAGAGAGATATCCCAAACCGGTTCTCCATCGCGAGGTGGATATCTCGAGATTCGGCTCAAAGCCCATCGGGGTGAGATTTGCCAATGTTAGGAGCAGTGATAAGCTCGACGTGATCCTGATCTATGAGAAAGGGGCCGTGGCGGTGAGCGGCGAGGGCGAGGTGCTATGGCGTTTGGATCTGCCGGAAAACTGGGCACACACCTTACATTGTTATGACATAGATGCTGACGGGATCGCCGAGGTGGTAACGCTTATAGGAGAGGAGATCGTCGTTATCGATCCGATAAGCGGTCTGTGCAAGGCGCGAAGGAGATTTCCCAGGGCCAGTTCGTTTGAAGGCGGATCTGAAGGCGCACTGGCCAACCCTTATAACGCTGTGGATCCGATATACATAGCGAACTTCCTAGGAGATGAGACAAGACAGATATTGTTTAAGGGAGGAGCGTATCACGGCGTATGGGCCTTCGACCATGAGCTGAAGTTGCTCTGGGAAATGCCAAACGTCAAATACGGACATCATCTCGACTGCTACGATATAGATGGCGATGGCCGGGAGGAGGCGATCATAGGACATATAGTTGTGAACGGCGAGGGAGATGTGATCTCCCTCACCGAGGGGGTGTGGCGCAGGAGTCAGCCCTATCATGTCGATAGACCCATAGCGGCGGAGATAGACGGCGACCCCGAAAATGGCCCGGAAATCGCTATGGCCTGCGGAAACCTGGGATTCCTCATGGTCGATTCATTTGGGAAGGTCATCTCGGAGGTTCCGATCGGCCACGCGCAGACGCTTAGCGTCGGGAAATTCAGGGGAGATCTCCCCGGATTGCAGATATGGACCTGCACCAGATGGGGCAACTACGGCATCAGAACCCTTTTCGACCATCACGGCAGACGGATATTCGAGTGGGAGCCCGACAACGGCGAGGACGCCGGAAAACCGTGTAACTGGACGGGAGAGGGCGAGGAGCTGAGTTTCAGAAATTCTCCCAATGCTAAGGGTCTTTACGATGGGTGGGGACGGTGCGTGGTCGAGTTTCCCCAAAACGCTGGTCTTCCCGTCGGTCCCGCCGATGTGGCGTGTGACCCGCGCGATGAGCTGATCTTCCTCAAGGACGGGAAGCTCCTTATCTATACCCAAGATCGCCCGTTTGAAGGGGAGAGGATCTATGCCCCCATACGAAAGCATCATCAATCCCAGGGGCTCTGTTCGCTGCCCAGATGGCTGAACCTCAAAACAGGCCGGTATGAAAGTCCCCCTTCCGTCCATATCCCCCATCCGCCGATCAAAAAGACAGGGGTTAGAATACCTAGGGCCCACCCTCCTGAAAACCTGGAGCTTTTCTCATCACTCGATGTCTCAGGGCTCGAGGAGGGGCCATTCGATCTAAACAGGTTCAGAAGGTGGCACAATCCGTTGCATATAAGCGGCAATCCGTGGGGAATTTCGGTCGATGGCAGGCGAAAGGTGCTCTGTAACCTCTCCGATTCCGTTGGGCCTCATGATGCTTGTCTGATAACAGGTTATGAGAGCTGGAAGGATTACATCGTCGAAGCGACTGTGAGGATCGTCTCCACCTTGACGATCCCGTCAAGCTGGGGACCTGGGAAATACGTCGTGCTGGATGAACAGTATGACCGAACCCCGCGAGCCGGAGTGGTTTTCAGATATAGGCATCTGAGGCGATACTGCTGGTTTGGAATCGAGATACCGGTTCAGGAACGCCGGGCCAGGAGCGGTGAACCGCCCTCGACGCCTCCATCCAGGGCAAAATTGGTGTTATATGACCGCAGCGATAACCTCTGGCGGCTCCTGGCGAGCAAGGGGATCAGCTTCAACCCTGATAGATATTACCACCTGAGAGCTGAAGTGAATGGAGAGAGGATCAGATGTTATCTCAACGGAAGGTTGACCTTCGATCTGGCCGATCCACATATACCGGCTGAGGGAAAAGCCGGAATAAGAACTAACACCGAGGCCTGGTTTAGCTCCGTCAGCACCTGGATCTCTCAAGCTGAGCTGAAAAGGGCCAAAGTTGAAAGGCAACGGATGTATTCTAGGGGATATCAGATCAGAAAGGGATATCCGGAGCCGAATCTGATACGGGAGATATCCCTCGAGAAAAAGCCGGTCTGGATCTCTTCCATCGGCTCAGGTAACCCCTGTCTGCTGATCTCCGACGGGGAGAAAATGATCGCTTTCGATCTCGATGGAAACGAGGTCTGGAGAAGTGGGATCGCTTCGAAGGTGATTCCCGCCTCATATGATATAGACGGAGATGGTAGGGACGAGCTGGCGGTTCACGACGATGGATACTTAATCCTCCTGGATGCCGGGACCGGGGAGGAAAAGGGCAGAACGGAACTTGAAGAGGAGATCTCGGCCGTTTATGCGGATGGGGATTTCGTGCTCGCCCTGGCAAAACCGTTCTGGGGAGCGTGGGGGTTTGACGGATCGCTCAGGATGATATGGCATAGACACGATCTGCTCCATGGCGGTGTGGCGCTCCTTGAGGATATCGACGGCGATAGGGAGAGGGAGATCGTGATAGGATTCGCCGCTTTGAACAAGAGCGGTCATGCCCTCTGGTATATGCCTAAACCCTGGTATAGAATCGCCCCGTTCGCCCCCAGGGCCATAGAGGTTATGGAAGGCGTGGGAAGAGGAAAGGAGAAGATCATCGCCATGGCATGTGCCAAGGCGGGGCTGATCTTCATGCGAGGGGATGGTAGAATGCTGGGGGAGATACAGGCGGGAGATGTGAGAGGTCTCTGTGTCGGACGGTTTCTGGAGGATCGGGATGGAGTATGGATATGCACCTGGTGGGGTAACTACGGTATAAGAAGGCTATATAGCCTGACTATGACGGAGGTGATCAGTATCGAGCCCAATAACATCCCCTTCCATCCGAGGAAAGTGAGGTGGGTTCCGGATGCCGATCTAATGCTTGACACCAGTGATCCGGACGTCATGGGACTTTACAACCATCAGGGCGTCAGGGCGGTCAAGTTCGATCTCAAATATAGACCGGAACATATCGCTATAGGCGACCTGAATGGGGACGGCCTGGATGAGGTGATCCTCTCAACAGGCGAAAGGATCGCCATATATGGCTCCGGGCTTTGAAGATGGCGGTGGCTTTCATTGGTATAGGATCGAACCTGGGGGATAGGGCGTCCAACATCCGCCGGGCGATGGAGATTATGGCCGAAAACCGGAAGATCGATGTGATATCGGTCTCCAACCTCTATGAAACCGAGCCCGTGGGGGTTAAGGATCAGCCCGATTTTCTGAATTGTGTCGTCAAGATCGAAACGGAGCTCGCCCCGCGTGAGCTCCTGAAGACGCTTAAAGGCATGGAAGCCCGAATAGGCAGGAGGCCGGGGCCGAGATGGGGACCCAGGAGGATAGACCTTGACATTTTGTTTTACGAGGATTTAACCTTAAACGAGGATGATCTCGTTATCCCCCATCCCAGAGCTCATGAAAGGCTGTTCGTGCTTATGCCCCTTTTCGAAATCGCTCCCGATCTGATACATCCGTCATTGGGCAGATCGATTAGGGAGCTTATAGCCGATTTGAAGTGTGAAAAAAGCCAAGGCATACGTCTATACGGAAAGCTATCTTGGGAGGGTTGAGGAATGGATTTAGCTCACAAATATATCAGCATCGAAGGCCCGATGTGCGTCGGCAAAACCGATCTGGCTCAGTTGCTCGCCAAGAGGTTAAACGGGAGAGCGGTTCTGGAATCGGCGGAAAATCCGTTTTTAGAAAGGTTTTACACCGATATGGAGAACTACGCCTTCAGAACCCAGATGTTCTTCCTGCTCACCAGATATGAGCAGCAGCGCGAGATCCTGCAGATGCATCTCTTCGAGCAATGCGTCATAACCGATTATCTATTCGATAAGAACAGGATCTTCGCCTATCTAACTCTGAGCGACGATGAGCTTCTCATCTACGACAAGGTCTATCGTCTCATAAGCAGATCGATTCCAAAGCCGGATCTCGTCATCTACCTTCAGGCGAGCACTAGGGTCCTGCAGAAAAGGATAAGATCGAAGGGCAGGCCGTTTGAGAGGTATGTCTCGCAGGATTATCTCTTTGAGATGAACAAATGCTATAACACCTTCTTTCTGGGATATGAAGACGCCCCTCTGCTGGTGGTGAACACGGATAATGTGGACTTTACGGATTCAAAGGAACTCGAGGGGCTGATAGACGAGATGAAGAGGCTAAACTACGGTAAGCGATACTACGCCCCAAACCTGGATATGAGGCGGTTGAAAATACGATAGATTCAACGATTCAACCTAAGAAGGCTTCTTTCGTCTAACGGAAGTTGGAATCGATTAAATAAATCCATGGAAGATTCAGGGGGAAGCTCGTGGAAAAGCTTGGTAGATCATCAGGATTGTGGGCTCTGGCCATTCTGATGCTATGGAGCCTTCCGGCGATAGCTCAATTCGTAACCGTCCCTTCGGTCACAGATAACAGAGGCATCGACTCGACCTTCAGCACAGCAAGTGATAGCCTGGAGAGGAAGGCGATCATAACCTTCCAAACAACCGGTGCATCCGGAGACTACAGGGTCATCATAGATACCAATGGGCCCGGCGGAGTTGAAAGACCGGACGGCCAGTTCAATCCGGACGACGATTGGGTTAAGATCGGAATGCTGGGCTCGGCGACGGGAGAGGTGCAGACCATCGCCGTCGAGTGGGACGGAAGGGATAGAAAGGGCAGAGTGGTCGAGGACGGAACCTATAAGATCAGGGTGGAGATAGACTATAACCCCAATGGCATGATAGATACTACTGCCGCGTTCGCCGAGGAGACCCAGGTTACCGTGGACAGCGTGAAACCGATCATATCGCTTAAGGCTGGGCCGTTTTCCCCAAACGGAGATGGATCAAACGATACGGCCCTCATATCCTATGTGCTTTCAGAGGACGTACAGGAACTGAACGTGGATCTGGTCAATCCAGCTCTCTCCGTTCCTCCTAATATAACCGTGAGCTCACTGGCGGGAAAGTCCGAACATCTGATCACCTGGAACGGCAAGGATGGTATAGGTAGATTGCTCGATGATGGAACTTACACCTTCAGATTCAAAGCTGTAGATGCGGGGGGAAATATCGGAGAGACAAACCTGACGATACTGATAGATACGAAAACGCCGAAACTTATATCGGTCGCACCATCTGACGGTTCGATGACCAGATCCCCCGTGGGGGAGATCTCCGCTCAGATAGCAGATGAGGGGGAAGCCGGGATAGATTATGAGATCAATCCTCCTACTTTGACCCTTATCGCTCCGGATGGTTCATCGGTGAGCGGTAAGCTGGAAATCGATGAGAAGGCCAATAAGTTAATCTTTAGGCCCGATCTTCCCATCTCACTTCCAGGGCAAAACGGCACGTATACTGTTGAGGTGATGGCGCGCGATAAGGCCGGAAATAAATTGAGTCAAGAGGCGAAGTTCACGTTTGACTCTCAGCCGCCGAAGGTCATCTCCGTTACCTCTTCAGGCAAGACCTTGACCCCGGGCAACGCGAACGTGATCCTCCCTCAGGAGGGGACTGTGACCTTCACCGTCGAGGATCAGGGGGGAAGCGGGATCGATTTCGCGTCCGTTAACGTCAAGATCTCGGGCCCGTCTCAACCCGCATCCTTCAGCTTCACAACCGACGGCGTCTCGACGGTGACGGCGAGCTATGCCGGATTGTCGGATGAAGGGACATATACGTTTGAGATAAGCTTCGCCGATAGGGCGGGTAATACCGTATCTCTCAAATATCCCTTCAGATACATCCTCTCGCCCGAAAAACTCCCTGTGGTCCTTTCCATCACTCCGAAGGACGGATCGATAGTTGAGGGTGAACCGCTCGCTAAGGTAAGCGCGAAGCTCAAGGATAATTCCGGCGTCGGCCTGGATCTGACCAACTCCTCCATCTACCTCACAGGACCAAACGGAAACGTGATCAAAGGGACGAAATCGGATAACGGCGTGGACGTGGTGGAATGGGACCTGATCACCCCCTTAGCGCTCGATGGATCGGATGACGGGGTTTACACCATATCGGTAACACCGGTGGACAAAACCGGAAACATCGGCCTGACGGAACAGATTCGATTCCTCTTCGTCGCCTCGCTCTCCGATTCGGTGACGGTTTCGCCCGAAGACGGCACATACGTGAATTCACTTGAATCGGTGAAGGTTCAGATCGGAACCCCGGTTTCGGAATGGATCGATCTGAGATCTTCGGCCGTTAAGCTGGTGAGGAGCTTGACATCGAAGGAGATTCAGGGCATAGTCAGGGTTGAGGGCAACGGCCTGAGCTGGAGACCCTCTCAGACTCTGAAGACAAATGGAGATGACGACGGTTCCTATCAGGTTGAGGTTATGCTGACGGATAAGTCGGGAGCGACCTTCCAAATCACCTCCGAACTGATCTATGATACCCAGCCACCAAACGTCGAGATCTCACCATCTGACGGCAGCGCCGTGACGGAGATGAAAGAGGTATCAGTTGAACTGAAGGATGCGCTGAGCGGGTTTGATGGAGCGGGAACCAAGGTGAGCTTGATCGGACCGAAGGGAAATTCCCTCCCCATCGCCAGACAGGTCACGGATAAGGGATTGAGGCTGATCCTTCAATCTCTGGCTACGGATGGAAGCGACGATGGAATATACACGCTCAAGGTGACCCCCAAGGATATGGCGGGCAACATCGGGGTGGAGGAGATCTACAGGATCGCCTATGTAACCTCCCCATCCGAGGCTGTGAGTATAACCCCCGAGGAGGGAACCTACGTCAATGACATAAAGACGATCGAAGTCCAGCCGACAGGATCTTGGATCGATCTTCAGCGGAGCGATCTCAAGGTGATCGGACCGGACGGGAATGAGGTGAGCGGCAAGCTGGAGATCGGCGGCAATAAGATGATCTGGAGAATAGATAACCCGAGGCTGAAGGACGGTTCGCAGGACGGGGAGTATAGGATCTTGCTCAGCCTCGCCGACAAGCTCGGTAACCTTCATACGGTGGAGAACACCCTCAGATATGACAGCCTCCCGCCAACCGTCGTCTCGACAAGCCCGAAGGAGAACGAGCAGGTAAGCGGCGATATCGAAATCACCGTTGAGGCGAGCGATGACCCCGGAGGAGGCATACCGTTCAGCGGGCTGGATCTGCTTGCAAGTACGATCAAGCTCATAGGGCCCGATGGGAAAGAGGTCAAGGGAAGGGCAGACACGGATGGGGTATCTAAACTGATCTTCAAACCGGATGAGCTCACACGGAGCGGCAGATATACGATCCAGGTCTCGCTGGCGGACAAGGCGGGTAACATCAACTCAGCCCTGACCTACCGATTTGAATATCAGCTCCCCGAGGCGAGCCTCCTTTCGACCACGCCTGCAGATGGAAGCTACGTCCGAAAATTGGAGAAGATCAGACTGAGCTTCACCGAAGCGACCGACCTGACGGGGACCGCCGATAGGGTAAGCTTTGCCGGCCCCAAAGGTCCTCTCGCCGTGAAGATCGAATCCGAGGGGAACGATCTGATCGTGATTCCCGAGGAAAGTCTGAAGACCGATGGCACCGATGACGGGATATATCGGCTGAGCGTGACCCCACTTGATGAATACGGCAATGAGGGGACATCCAAGGAGATACAGATCGTATATGACACCCAGCCTCCCAAACTTGAATCGCTGAGTTACGTTCAAGATCTGCTTGCGGAGGGGATGGAATGGACGGTAAACGGGGAGATCGAAAGGATAGACATGAGAGGCAGCGACCAGACGGCGGGGATCGATTTCGATGCCTCAAGCCTCCAGTTGATCAGAAAGGCCGATGGAAAGGCGCTTTCGGGCGAGCTGGGAACCGATGAGGAGAGCAGGATCTGGCTGATACTGGATGAACCGCTCAAACGAGATGGATCGGACGACGGAAGGTATCAGATATCGGTGAAGCTGCTCGATAAAGCGGGTAATGAGCTATCCAGGGATTATACCCTGCTTTATG
The sequence above is drawn from the Candidatus Poribacteria bacterium genome and encodes:
- a CDS encoding deoxynucleoside kinase; the encoded protein is MDLAHKYISIEGPMCVGKTDLAQLLAKRLNGRAVLESAENPFLERFYTDMENYAFRTQMFFLLTRYEQQREILQMHLFEQCVITDYLFDKNRIFAYLTLSDDELLIYDKVYRLISRSIPKPDLVIYLQASTRVLQKRIRSKGRPFERYVSQDYLFEMNKCYNTFFLGYEDAPLLVVNTDNVDFTDSKELEGLIDEMKRLNYGKRYYAPNLDMRRLKIR
- the folK gene encoding 2-amino-4-hydroxy-6-hydroxymethyldihydropteridine diphosphokinase yields the protein MAVAFIGIGSNLGDRASNIRRAMEIMAENRKIDVISVSNLYETEPVGVKDQPDFLNCVVKIETELAPRELLKTLKGMEARIGRRPGPRWGPRRIDLDILFYEDLTLNEDDLVIPHPRAHERLFVLMPLFEIAPDLIHPSLGRSIRELIADLKCEKSQGIRLYGKLSWEG